The following coding sequences lie in one Liolophura sinensis isolate JHLJ2023 chromosome 4, CUHK_Ljap_v2, whole genome shotgun sequence genomic window:
- the LOC135464657 gene encoding phosphonoacetaldehyde hydrolase-like: MLKGLESARNYIGVVKACILDWSGTTADKYVLAPAVVFVEVFKKHKVPISMREARGPMGLRKDLHIKALTEIPEIRARWKEVYGKEPDQNDVDNMFKDFVPLQLGCLRQYSELLPGVADTVKRLQSDYKIKIGSTTGFLKSMVDVLLEEAKKQGYEPDATVAGDEVVHGARPKPFMIYRNLDLLDIHPIQSVVKVDDTVSGVGEAIQAGCWGVGVSKYSNYMDIDDFEHERSLSPDEITSRVEKSRDILRQSGAHYVIDSLVDLPEVIDEINVRLSNGEKP; the protein is encoded by the coding sequence ATGTTGAAGGGACTGGAAAGCGCCAGGAATTACATTGGAGTGGTGAAAGCCTGCATCTTAGACTGGAGTGGCACCACTGCCGATAAATATGTCCTCGCTCCAGCCGTCGTCTTTGTGGAGGTCTTCAAGAAACATAAGGTGCCAATCTCGATGCGCGAAGCCCGAGGCCCCATGGGACTGAGGAAGGATCTTCATATCAAGGCTCTGACGGAGATCCCGGAAATCCGGGCCAGGTGGAAAGAGGTCTACGGCAAGGAACCCGACCAGAATGACGTCGACAACATGTTTAAAGATTTCGTGCCGCTCCAACTCGGCTGTCTCCGCCAGTACTCGGAGCTACTTCCGGGCGTGGCCGACACGGTGAAAAGGTTGCAATCCGACTACAAGATTAAAATAGGAAGCACGACGGGTTTCCTAAAGTCAATGGTTGACGTCCTGTTGGAAGAGGCCAAGAAACAAGGGTATGAACCCGATGCTACAGTTGCCGGGGACGAGGTAGTCCACGGCGCTAGACCTAAACCCTTCATGATCTACCGGAATCTGGACCTGTTAGACATTCACCCGATACAGTCCGTGGTAAAGGTGGACGACACGGTATCAGGGGTGGGAGAGGCTATTCAGGCCGGGTGCTGGGGGGTCGGGGTCTCCAAGTACAGCAATTACATGGATATTGACGACTTTGAGCACGAACGCTCACTATCCCCCGACGAAATTACGTCTCGTGTTGAGAAATCTCGCGATATATTGCGCCAAAGCGGAGCTCATTACGTCATCGATTCTCTGGTCGACTTACCGGAGGTCATCGACGAGATTAACGTGAGGCTGTCAAATGGCGAGAAGCCATAG